CTGAAAAATGTTACACCTTATAATACTTACAAAATTTACGGACTCCCTCCAGGACCAATAGCGATGCCCAATCAAAGATCAATACAGGCAGCCCTTGAGCCTGCCGATGTGCCATACTTATACTTTGTAGCCAAAGGAGACGGCTCTCACAGGTTTTCAGAGACTTATGAGGAACACCTGATAAATGTTGATAAATACAGAAACACAATTAATAAATCAGCTGCTGAAGCTACTCAGATAGAACCTGCTCCTGATACTAAAAAACAACAGCATATGAAAATTACAAAAAAACGAAAAACTGGTAAGGTTCACAGTAAGAAGAAGATAAGTAAAAAGTCAGCTCATAAACGGAAAAGACGATAATGTTAAAAAGGGCAAAAACCAGACAGATCCACCTCTCTAATGTGACAATAGGCGGGGACGCTCCCGTATCAGTGCAATCAATGACAAAGACCAGAACCACCGATATTGAGGGCACGGCATATCAGATTAATTCCCTTGAAATAGCAGGCTGTGAGCTGATCCGTCTTGCCGTTCCTAACATGGATGCGGCACTTTGCTTAGGGAAAATAAAGGCGCAAATCCACATTCCTATGATTGCCGATATACATTTTGACTGGAAACTGGCACTTGAGGCTGTGGCACAGGGGATGGACGGGTTGCGGATAAACCCGGGAAATATAGGGCCATTGTGGAAAGTAAAAGAGGTAGTCACAGCGTGTAAAGACAACGGCATTCCTATTCGTATAGGTGTAAACGGAGGATCGCTTCAAAAAGATATACTGGCTAAGTATGGGCATCCCACACCGGAGGCAATAGTGGAAAGCGCCGAGCGCCACATTGAAATACTTTACGACATGGATTTTAAGGAAATAAAAGTATCCCTTAAGGCATCAAACGTGCCAATTACAATAGAAGCCTACAGATTGTTCAGCAGCCGGCACGACATTCCGCTTCACATAGGAATTTCAGAGGCCGGAATACCGGAAACCGGAATAATAAAAAGCGCCGTCGGTCTTGGCGCACTCCTGTATGAAGGAATTGGGGATACGATGAGGGTGTCTCTGACAAGTGAGCCTGAGGAGGAGGTACGTGTGGCGTATGAGATATTAAAATCTCTGGGGATACGGCAACGGGGTATAAATTTCATATCGTGCCCGACCTGTGGCCGCACGCGCGTTAATCTGGTAAAACTCGCACATGAGGCGTCAGAGCGTCTAAAGGCAGTGCAAAGCACCGTAACAGTGGCAATAATGGGCTGTGAGGTAAATGGCCCTGGTGAGGCCAAAGAGGCCGACTACGGGATAGCTAGCGGCAGCGGCGAGGGACTGCTGTTTAAAAAAGGTACTGTTGTCAGAAAGGTAAAAGAGTCCGATTTGATTACCGCTCTCATTGATTTGATTAATGAAGAGATAAATTGACTTTTTAGTAAATCTATACAACGTCTTGCATGGATTTTATCATGAGAGTGGGAAGTTTACGCTTTTCGGCCTCAAAATGACTAATTACATCATCAACAACCTCACATAGTTCAGAGTACAATTTTACAGGATTATCCCCATGGATACAGGTAATCAAATCAGGACACCTTCCAATATATGTTTGATCCTCATCACTCCATTCAACCCACTTATGGTACATATCAGTTGCCTTTTTCATTCTAATGCCAACTTTTCTATGCAATATGCGTCTTCAATCCAAATGACAGCGGCTTTTCCTCATTTAGCGTACTAACATTCATGATGGAAAACCCAATAATATTTCCTGCGCTGTCAACCTTTTCCATTACGGCGTCATTGTCAGTCTCTCTGAAGTAACCAACCTCCTGCTTAAAGACAACCTCAAGATAATCCCCCTCTTTATCGTACCATACTTTTATCTCTTCTGCCATAATATAGTACCTCGCTTAATAGTATCTGTAAAATAAGATGTTATAATGAAAAAATCGTTCTCTCCTTGTTTTACAATAACGCACATATATTTAACACCAACCGGAGTAGTCTTGTAATACCTGTAAAACAACTCCACAAAGGTATCTGATAACGACCTGACAATGACATCAGGTTCTAACAAGGTATCTTTTATTTTATCAAATTGCTGAGACATTTCAGGGTGATCGGCTTCGATATGCGCTATACGCTCATCAGTAAGGCGTATTTTCCTTTTAAGTACATCATCAAGCCATCTCATTTTTTTCTTTCATTTTTCTGCTGACCCTCCCTGCCATTATTAACAATAATAGCACGATTTAATATTTTGCGTCACTTTTTTAAATTCATTTTAGTTAACTTTCCCTCACAACCCTTATTGACGCAAGCAGCCGTAACTGTTTATTATATAGCCGCATGTTTACTCCTGACGAACAGCTATCGGAACTCTCACGGGGAGTTTCAGAGATAATCACTGAGGCTGACTTTGTCGAAAAGCTCAAAAAGTCATACGCAACCAAAATCCCGTTGAAAATAAAAGCCGGGTTTGACCCTACGGCGCCAGATATTCACCTTGGACACACTGTCTTAATAGAAAAGATGAGGCAGTTTCAGGAGTTTGGCCATGAAGTCATTTTTTTGATAGGGGATTTTACCGGAATGATAGGCGACCCAAGCGGAAAAAACGAACTGCGAAAACCACTTTCCAAAGAAGACGTACTTGCAAACG
This Nitrospirota bacterium DNA region includes the following protein-coding sequences:
- the ispG gene encoding flavodoxin-dependent (E)-4-hydroxy-3-methylbut-2-enyl-diphosphate synthase — its product is MLKRAKTRQIHLSNVTIGGDAPVSVQSMTKTRTTDIEGTAYQINSLEIAGCELIRLAVPNMDAALCLGKIKAQIHIPMIADIHFDWKLALEAVAQGMDGLRINPGNIGPLWKVKEVVTACKDNGIPIRIGVNGGSLQKDILAKYGHPTPEAIVESAERHIEILYDMDFKEIKVSLKASNVPITIEAYRLFSSRHDIPLHIGISEAGIPETGIIKSAVGLGALLYEGIGDTMRVSLTSEPEEEVRVAYEILKSLGIRQRGINFISCPTCGRTRVNLVKLAHEASERLKAVQSTVTVAIMGCEVNGPGEAKEADYGIASGSGEGLLFKKGTVVRKVKESDLITALIDLINEEIN
- a CDS encoding pilus assembly protein HicB, whose product is MKKATDMYHKWVEWSDEDQTYIGRCPDLITCIHGDNPVKLYSELCEVVDDVISHFEAEKRKLPTLMIKSMQDVV
- a CDS encoding DUF2283 domain-containing protein; translation: MAEEIKVWYDKEGDYLEVVFKQEVGYFRETDNDAVMEKVDSAGNIIGFSIMNVSTLNEEKPLSFGLKTHIA